Within the Thalassoglobus sp. JC818 genome, the region CTGGCGATGGAGTTGTCGCTATACGATCCCGATGTTATCAACTTCTCTGAGTCTCCGGACGAGAAATTGACGCGGCAGGTGGCTGAACATCTCGGGATGCATCACGTTCGATTTCCGAGCGGAGGCAACTGGCCAGGCACGCTGTTGAGCCGATATGAAATCACAGACTCCGAAAACGTTCCGTTGGGTTACGAACGGCCGAAAGATCTTTTCACTCGACACTGGGGACGTGGAACTATTCAGATTCCCGGATATGGTCCATTGATTGTTCATTCCGCACATCTCTATCCCGTGGCAGACCCAACAATTCGACTGAAAGAAATTCGAGCGATGTTGGCCGCCATGCGACAAGATCTTGAATCCGGGCAGTCGATGCTCCTGATCGGCGATTTAAATCACAATCCTGACACCGAAGAATATAAGCTTTGGATGGAAGCTGGCTGGAAAGATACATTCGCTCAAGTCGGAAAGGGAGAAGGGCTGACGATTAAAGCGGACATCCCCAAATACCGAATCGATTATGTCATGGCATTCGGTCCGATCGCTGAACAAATTCAAGAGTCGCGACCGCTCTTTGAGGGAGCCTTCCGCCTCAATATTCAAGATGAAAACTCATTCGCCCTCAGTGACCATCTTCCTCAATTCGCTCTCTTTGAAATCGAATCATAAACAGTTCCTTCCCGCGAAATCTCACCGCAGCGTTTACGCTTACTCAAACCGTTGTCTCGCCTGAATTCGCTCGCTCACCTTATTTCTGAGGAAACACTCTAATGAGTCGTCCTGATGTCTCTCGTCGTCAATTCCTTCAAGTGGCCGGACTCACGACGGTCAGTTCATTGACGTTGCCTGTCTGGGCACAGTCGAAACCATCCTCATCTGAAGTGAACTGGCACGATGTGCGCGACTGGGGGATCGAAGGCAAAGGCTGGGACGATACTGCGAAGTACTTTGACCGCCTCCCCGCTTTGGCTGAGGGTGTTGTGCGAAGCAACGTCTGGAATCTCAGTCGACACTCTGCGGGGATGCTGGTGCGATTCAAAACAGACGCGACGGACATCTCCGCT harbors:
- a CDS encoding endonuclease/exonuclease/phosphatase family protein, whose amino-acid sequence is MNITRRSFCSAIGSASLLTAGFPLFAQTKNKQSLRVIAYNIYACKGWPSERPLAQKAVANGQMAERLAMELSLYDPDVINFSESPDEKLTRQVAEHLGMHHVRFPSGGNWPGTLLSRYEITDSENVPLGYERPKDLFTRHWGRGTIQIPGYGPLIVHSAHLYPVADPTIRLKEIRAMLAAMRQDLESGQSMLLIGDLNHNPDTEEYKLWMEAGWKDTFAQVGKGEGLTIKADIPKYRIDYVMAFGPIAEQIQESRPLFEGAFRLNIQDENSFALSDHLPQFALFEIES